A section of the Hippea sp. KM1 genome encodes:
- a CDS encoding sugar 3,4-ketoisomerase has product MKIRFIELDINGDERGNLIAIEGLKDIPFEIKRIYYIFNLKRNAPRGFHVHKKLQQVAICIKGSCKFLLDNGKEKVRDIILDRPNKGLFIDKMIWREMYDFSEDCILLVLANDYYDENDYIRDYGEFLKTIKV; this is encoded by the coding sequence ATGAAGATCAGATTTATAGAACTCGACATAAATGGAGATGAAAGGGGTAATTTGATAGCTATTGAGGGATTAAAAGATATTCCGTTTGAGATAAAAAGGATTTACTATATTTTTAATCTAAAAAGAAATGCTCCGAGAGGTTTTCACGTACACAAGAAATTGCAGCAGGTTGCTATTTGTATAAAAGGCAGTTGTAAGTTTTTGCTTGATAATGGAAAAGAAAAGGTTAGGGATATTATTTTAGATAGACCAAATAAAGGTTTATTCATTGATAAAATGATATGGCGAGAGATGTATGATTTTAGTGAAGATTGTATATTACTGGTTCTAGCAAATGATTATTATGATGAAAATGATTACATAAGAGATTATGGGGAGTTTTTAAAAACAATAAAAGTATGA
- the rfbB gene encoding dTDP-glucose 4,6-dehydratase, protein MVKTILVTGGAGFIGSNFIPYFLEKYPEYNIMNLDTLTYAGNLENLREVENHPRYKFIKGNICNRELVEYVFKEYNIMGVIHFAAESHVDNSIANPGVFIETNVYGTYTLIDVARNFWMESPFRYKNDYEGCRFHHISTDEVYGSLGETGFFTENTPYAPNSPYSASKASADMIVRSYFKTYGLNTVITNCSNNYGPKQHNEKLIPTIIRSALNEDPIPIYGDGRNIRDWLYVLDHCRGIDLVFHKGKPGEVYNIGGRNEKTNIEIANKICEVLDKLKPRRNGRSYKELITFVDDRPGHDRRYAIDASKIKSELGWKAKENFESGIVKTVKWYLKKIIKEDNGNISNTTHINAK, encoded by the coding sequence ATAGTGAAAACCATATTAGTTACCGGTGGTGCGGGATTTATAGGAAGCAACTTTATTCCATATTTTTTAGAAAAATATCCAGAATATAATATAATGAATTTGGATACTTTGACCTATGCTGGTAATTTAGAAAATTTAAGGGAAGTGGAAAATCATCCAAGATACAAATTTATAAAAGGGAATATATGTAATCGAGAATTGGTAGAATATGTTTTCAAAGAATACAATATAATGGGTGTAATTCATTTTGCGGCAGAAAGCCATGTTGATAACTCTATAGCTAATCCGGGTGTATTTATAGAGACTAATGTTTATGGAACATATACATTGATAGATGTGGCAAGGAATTTTTGGATGGAATCGCCTTTTAGATATAAAAACGATTATGAAGGATGCAGATTCCATCATATATCCACAGATGAAGTATATGGTAGTTTGGGGGAAACAGGCTTTTTTACTGAAAATACACCTTATGCACCCAATTCTCCCTACTCGGCAAGTAAGGCGAGTGCGGATATGATAGTTAGAAGTTATTTTAAGACGTATGGATTGAATACAGTAATTACAAACTGTTCGAACAATTATGGGCCAAAGCAACACAATGAAAAGCTGATTCCTACGATTATAAGGAGCGCTTTAAACGAAGATCCGATACCGATATATGGGGACGGTAGGAATATTAGAGACTGGCTTTATGTTTTAGATCACTGCAGGGGGATTGATTTGGTGTTCCATAAAGGAAAACCAGGTGAGGTGTACAATATTGGCGGAAGAAATGAAAAGACTAATATAGAAATTGCCAACAAAATTTGTGAAGTTTTGGATAAATTAAAGCCAAGAAGAAATGGAAGAAGCTATAAAGAGTTGATTACTTTTGTTGATGATAGACCTGGACATGACAGAAGATACGCAATAGATGCAAGCAAGATAAAATCTGAATTGGGATGGAAGGCAAAGGAAAATTTTGAAAGTGGCATTGTTAAAACTGTTAAGTGGTATCTAAAAAAGATAATAAAGGAAGATAATGGAAATATCTCAAATACAACACATATAAATGCCAAATAA
- a CDS encoding Gfo/Idh/MocA family protein, translating into MKYKVGFVGGGINSVVGRVHKIAIEMDDRFEVVAGVFSRFKESNKKSAEIYNVRKFYPTIKDMIRNERLDVVCILTPTNRHVYDIEECLNLNEEIVIVSEKTIATSLSEIKTLKGYIKRNLFVTYNYTGYPMLRELREWVLNDKIGKVLNINLFMPQEGFLKKANNKKLAPQDWRRKDYEIPTIYLDLGIHLYSILSFILNSDVKIKSVKSLNKSFSQWGVIDSVSSILLLKDDIVVNIWFSKVALGHTNGLEVEVYGEKGSLRWHQLEPEYLYYCDDSGNKLKLDRGSDFVIEARKERYNRFKVGHPDGYIEAFANYYYDIAEILKNRESFSSVFVFDFADCEKGMEFLTMIKEGEICC; encoded by the coding sequence ATGAAGTATAAAGTTGGATTTGTAGGTGGAGGCATAAATTCTGTGGTTGGTAGAGTGCATAAGATAGCAATAGAAATGGACGACAGGTTTGAGGTTGTTGCTGGTGTTTTCAGTAGATTTAAGGAAAGCAATAAAAAAAGTGCTGAAATTTATAATGTAAGGAAATTTTATCCTACTATAAAAGATATGATTAGAAACGAAAGATTGGATGTTGTATGTATTTTAACACCTACGAATAGACATGTATATGATATAGAGGAATGCTTAAATTTAAATGAAGAAATAGTTATAGTATCAGAGAAGACAATAGCAACATCTTTAAGTGAAATTAAAACTTTAAAAGGATACATAAAGAGAAATTTGTTTGTAACATACAATTACACGGGGTATCCTATGCTTAGGGAATTAAGAGAGTGGGTTTTAAATGATAAGATTGGAAAAGTGCTTAATATTAACTTATTTATGCCTCAGGAAGGTTTTTTAAAAAAGGCAAACAATAAAAAGTTAGCGCCTCAAGACTGGAGAAGAAAAGATTATGAGATTCCTACTATTTATTTAGATCTTGGTATTCACTTGTATAGTATATTAAGTTTTATATTGAATTCTGATGTAAAAATAAAAAGCGTTAAAAGTCTTAATAAGAGTTTCAGTCAATGGGGGGTTATAGATAGTGTTAGCTCTATTTTGCTTTTGAAAGATGATATAGTAGTTAATATATGGTTTAGTAAAGTTGCCCTTGGGCACACTAATGGTTTAGAAGTAGAGGTTTACGGAGAAAAAGGAAGCTTGAGATGGCATCAACTTGAGCCTGAGTATCTTTATTACTGTGACGATAGTGGCAATAAGTTAAAACTTGATCGAGGAAGTGATTTTGTAATAGAGGCAAGAAAAGAAAGATATAATAGATTTAAAGTTGGACATCCAGATGGATATATAGAGGCATTTGCAAATTATTATTACGATATAGCGGAAATTTTAAAGAACAGAGAAAGTTTTTCTTCTGTCTTTGTATTTGATTTTGCTGACTGCGAAAAAGGGATGGAATTTTTAACAATGATCAAAGAGGGAGAAATATGTTGTTAA
- a CDS encoding FkbM family methyltransferase: MLLIKPTIDNKGYLNKMILVDEITEKNGKFYIFGINILTDALIKLFKSKIKGIIDEFTSEKFYKNIPIFNLNQIERNSVILVASSGKILTSLSKLRKKGFEHVLHYVDFLRYGTAKLTDLPFNENFPQEYDKNHERFEEVYGMLKDERSKIIYKKLINFRYFYDLSFLEGFKSCEYKQYFEDFLSLNKEIFVDGGGFDGLTTKLFIEKCPSYKKVYFFEPDKGNLEKAMLLLKNYKNINFYGVGLYSKKMKLKFKKEGSSSHVSEEGGEIIDVDKFDSIINDKVTYIKLDIEGSEEEALDGMHYTIKKYYPKLAVSVYHSPNSFWRIPQIVLNTRDDYNIYLRHYTESIYETIMYFIPKK, translated from the coding sequence ATGTTGTTAATAAAACCGACCATAGATAATAAAGGTTATTTGAATAAGATGATTCTAGTAGATGAAATTACAGAAAAAAATGGTAAGTTTTATATTTTTGGTATTAATATCCTAACTGATGCACTTATAAAACTGTTTAAGTCAAAAATAAAAGGAATTATAGATGAATTTACAAGTGAGAAATTTTACAAAAATATACCTATATTTAATTTAAACCAAATAGAAAGAAATTCTGTAATATTAGTGGCTTCATCTGGGAAAATTCTAACATCTTTAAGTAAGTTGCGAAAAAAAGGTTTTGAGCATGTGTTGCATTATGTAGATTTTCTAAGGTATGGTACGGCAAAATTAACCGATCTTCCTTTTAATGAAAATTTTCCTCAAGAATATGATAAAAACCATGAAAGATTTGAGGAAGTGTACGGTATGTTAAAAGATGAAAGGTCTAAAATTATTTATAAAAAGCTAATAAATTTTAGATATTTTTATGATTTAAGTTTTCTGGAAGGATTTAAAAGTTGTGAATATAAGCAATATTTTGAAGATTTTTTAAGTTTAAACAAAGAAATTTTTGTTGATGGGGGTGGATTTGATGGGCTAACAACTAAATTGTTTATAGAAAAATGTCCCAGCTATAAAAAGGTATATTTTTTTGAACCAGATAAGGGCAATTTGGAAAAAGCTATGCTCTTGCTGAAAAATTATAAAAACATCAATTTTTATGGTGTTGGTTTATATAGTAAAAAGATGAAATTAAAGTTTAAAAAAGAAGGGTCATCATCTCATGTGAGTGAAGAGGGAGGTGAAATAATAGATGTGGACAAGTTTGATAGCATCATTAATGATAAAGTTACATACATAAAATTAGATATAGAGGGAAGCGAAGAAGAGGCATTAGATGGAATGCATTATACTATAAAAAAATACTATCCTAAATTAGCTGTTTCTGTTTATCATTCTCCTAATAGTTTCTGGAGAATTCCACAAATAGTTTTGAATACCAGAGATGATTATAATATATATTTAAGACATTATACAGAAAGTATCTATGAGACTATTATGTATTTTATTCCAAAAAAATAA
- a CDS encoding ATP-grasp domain-containing protein yields the protein MKKKILVVGSSYGSLPILEYLRREGSNEIAVVGKYENDPGHLFSDKSYFVDYSNEKELLNICLDYEPDFIVPTCNDYSYNSSSYVNEKLGRVFNGFDDYDTTMLLHTKHLFREFLVKNNISSPKYYEKEDINEEFENYPILIKPSRKFSGIGIKRICNYEEFKKEIRKKETKGDHVVIEEFVEGSLYSYSVFIEKHKVKKGFFVREFCLTYPYQVDFSYVDNRLPHSIKKKINEYIEKIIDILGLSRGLFHVQLVINNNDFFIIEAMRRCPGDLYNLLIEKTTGFRYIENYVNAFLGKEFCCEEKFRKNIIRHTITVNKVSTLKSLTFKERNIEFFPLKESGYTIKKAPFDKIGIIFKETSNTSIENTIKDIVNIDYYEGVKP from the coding sequence ATGAAGAAAAAGATTTTAGTTGTTGGCAGTAGCTATGGTAGCTTGCCTATATTGGAATATTTAAGAAGAGAAGGTAGTAATGAAATTGCAGTTGTAGGAAAATACGAGAATGATCCAGGGCATTTATTTTCAGATAAAAGCTACTTTGTTGATTATTCCAATGAAAAGGAGTTGTTAAATATATGCTTAGATTACGAACCTGATTTTATAGTGCCTACATGCAATGATTACTCTTATAATAGCTCTTCTTATGTAAATGAAAAATTAGGGAGAGTATTTAATGGGTTTGATGACTATGACACAACAATGTTATTGCACACTAAGCATTTATTCAGAGAATTTTTAGTCAAAAACAACATATCTTCTCCTAAATATTATGAAAAAGAAGATATTAATGAAGAATTTGAAAATTATCCCATACTTATTAAACCATCTAGAAAATTCAGTGGTATAGGAATAAAAAGAATTTGCAATTATGAAGAATTTAAAAAAGAAATACGCAAGAAAGAAACTAAAGGTGATCATGTAGTTATAGAGGAGTTTGTGGAAGGAAGTCTTTATAGTTATTCTGTCTTTATAGAAAAGCATAAAGTAAAAAAAGGGTTTTTTGTTAGAGAATTTTGCCTAACATATCCGTATCAAGTAGATTTTTCCTACGTCGATAACCGTTTGCCGCACAGCATAAAGAAAAAAATAAATGAGTATATAGAGAAAATCATCGATATTTTAGGACTTAGTAGAGGTCTTTTTCATGTACAATTGGTGATAAACAATAATGATTTTTTCATAATTGAAGCGATGAGAAGATGTCCTGGGGATTTGTACAATCTCTTAATAGAAAAGACTACAGGATTCAGATATATTGAAAATTATGTTAATGCTTTTCTTGGAAAAGAATTTTGTTGCGAGGAAAAATTTAGAAAGAATATTATTAGACATACTATAACGGTAAATAAAGTGTCGACATTAAAATCTCTAACTTTTAAAGAAAGAAATATAGAGTTTTTTCCTTTAAAAGAAAGCGGATATACTATAAAAAAGGCTCCTTTTGATAAAATTGGGATAATCTTTAAAGAAACATCTAATACCAGCATAGAAAACACAATAAAAGATATAGTAAATATTGATTATTATGAAGGAGTAAAGCCATGA
- the rfbA gene encoding glucose-1-phosphate thymidylyltransferase RfbA, producing the protein MKGIILAGGSGTRLYPVTEIVSKQLLPIYDKPMVYYPLSVLMLAGIRDILIITTSRDLPLFKRLLKDGSDWGVKISYEEQLRPNGIAEAFIIGEEFIGDDSVCLILGDNIFFGQGLTQILQDSTKLKNGAIIFGYKVHDPERFGVVEFDEEMNVVSLEEKPKNPKSNYAVVGLYFYDNEVIEIAKNIKPSDRGELEITSVNLEYLKRNKLRVKLLGRGFAWFDAGTHDSLLNASHFVATIEKRQGYKIACLEEIALRNKWISKEKLRVKIQHLSNSVYGKYLEEILEEL; encoded by the coding sequence ATGAAAGGAATTATCTTAGCAGGAGGTTCGGGAACAAGATTATATCCCGTAACAGAAATTGTAAGTAAGCAGTTGTTACCTATATATGACAAGCCTATGGTTTATTACCCTTTATCGGTTTTGATGTTAGCGGGTATTAGGGATATTTTAATTATAACTACATCAAGGGATTTACCTTTGTTTAAGAGATTACTTAAGGATGGAAGTGATTGGGGTGTAAAAATAAGTTATGAAGAGCAACTTAGACCAAATGGTATAGCGGAGGCATTTATAATCGGAGAAGAATTTATTGGAGATGATAGTGTTTGTTTAATCTTGGGGGATAACATATTTTTTGGACAGGGACTTACCCAAATCTTGCAAGATTCTACTAAATTAAAAAACGGAGCCATTATTTTTGGCTATAAGGTTCACGATCCTGAGAGATTCGGAGTAGTAGAATTTGATGAAGAAATGAATGTAGTATCCCTGGAGGAGAAACCAAAAAATCCAAAATCAAATTATGCTGTCGTTGGACTCTATTTTTACGATAATGAAGTGATTGAAATAGCGAAAAATATAAAGCCATCGGATAGGGGGGAGTTAGAAATAACTTCGGTAAATTTGGAATATTTAAAAAGAAATAAACTAAGGGTAAAACTATTAGGGAGAGGTTTTGCGTGGTTTGATGCGGGGACTCATGATAGCCTCTTAAATGCGAGTCATTTTGTTGCAACAATAGAAAAAAGGCAGGGTTATAAAATAGCCTGTTTGGAAGAGATTGCGCTGAGAAATAAATGGATATCTAAGGAAAAACTTAGAGTAAAGATTCAACATTTAAGCAATTCTGTTTATGGGAAGTATTTGGAAGAAATATTAGAGGAGCTATAG
- a CDS encoding anthranilate synthase component II, with the protein MIALIDNYDSFTYNLAHYIGLFDDVAVIRNTEGIDRIKRLKDLKGIAISPGPSHPKNSLLSLDAIDAFKGKLPIFGVCLGMQAIGLYFGFSIEKAKRIMHGKTDTIIHSDSEIFKTIKREFTGVRYHSLVVRGKVDGFETVATSATDNEVMAIENKALRIYGVQFHPESYLSQFGLQIVKNFVKGVCHVD; encoded by the coding sequence ATGATAGCTTTGATAGATAATTACGATTCCTTCACCTATAACTTAGCCCATTACATAGGCCTGTTTGATGATGTTGCGGTTATAAGAAACACAGAAGGGATTGATAGAATCAAAAGACTGAAAGACCTAAAAGGCATAGCCATATCGCCAGGCCCATCGCATCCCAAAAACTCCCTTTTGAGCCTTGATGCAATCGATGCCTTCAAGGGGAAGCTGCCCATCTTCGGTGTCTGTTTGGGTATGCAGGCAATAGGCCTCTATTTCGGTTTTTCCATAGAAAAGGCAAAAAGAATCATGCACGGAAAAACCGATACGATTATACATTCCGATTCAGAGATATTCAAAACAATCAAGAGGGAGTTTACAGGCGTAAGGTATCACTCCTTGGTCGTAAGAGGGAAGGTTGATGGGTTTGAGACAGTAGCAACATCTGCAACCGATAACGAGGTAATGGCCATAGAAAACAAGGCCTTGAGGATTTACGGTGTTCAATTTCACCCTGAGTCATACTTAAGTCAGTTCGGCCTGCAGATAGTAAAGAACTTTGTTAAGGGGGTTTGCCATGTTGACTGA
- a CDS encoding anthranilate synthase component I family protein, which yields MEAFLKAFDEGFDVIVLYEEIEGDMDTPVSILNKLLDEENVFLLESAKEDKTYSRFSFIGIAKDVFKITKASDLNFEQKKVFPVGNFGDFKGGYVGYLAFEATELFDILRKPLKKKPAEFGRFFLVDEFLVYDNYTNRLYVALSYNFNRSLTAKDNLTIAKDRLRSFKDFILSKKPQNPKRPQKSKVILSMFSKDEFINIVKKTKGLIEDGEAIQVVLSNFFLVEGIEPFEFYRNLRRINPSPYMFFFKSKELCLSGSSPEIHVRLRDRKATIRPIAGTKPKTEDLKRIKEELLGDEKEMAEHLMLVDLARNDLARISKPPAVTVTSFARPEVYSHVVHLTSNVEADLDESITPYDVIANTFPAGTLSGAPKVRAIEIIDEFERHPRGAYGGCVGYVGFDGNLDMAITIRTAIFNGDVCRLQAGAGIVYDSNPESEYFETINKLKALLKAGGLDDSFDR from the coding sequence ATGGAGGCGTTTTTGAAGGCGTTTGATGAGGGTTTTGATGTAATTGTTCTGTATGAGGAGATAGAGGGCGACATGGACACGCCCGTATCCATCCTAAACAAGCTGTTAGATGAGGAGAATGTCTTTCTCCTTGAGTCGGCTAAAGAGGATAAAACCTACAGCCGCTTTTCCTTTATCGGTATAGCGAAGGATGTATTCAAGATAACAAAGGCCTCAGACCTAAATTTTGAGCAGAAAAAGGTCTTCCCTGTTGGCAACTTTGGCGATTTCAAGGGCGGCTATGTGGGCTATTTGGCCTTTGAGGCCACAGAGCTTTTTGACATCCTAAGAAAACCCCTAAAGAAAAAGCCCGCTGAATTTGGCAGATTCTTCTTAGTCGATGAATTCTTGGTCTATGACAACTATACAAACAGGCTGTATGTGGCACTATCCTATAACTTTAACAGAAGCCTGACGGCAAAGGACAACCTAACAATAGCAAAAGACAGACTGAGAAGCTTTAAGGATTTCATACTATCCAAAAAACCGCAAAACCCCAAGAGGCCGCAAAAATCCAAGGTTATCTTGAGCATGTTTTCAAAAGATGAATTTATAAACATCGTCAAAAAAACCAAAGGGCTTATAGAAGACGGTGAGGCCATACAGGTTGTCTTAAGCAACTTCTTCCTCGTCGAAGGCATAGAACCGTTTGAATTCTACAGAAACTTACGCAGGATAAACCCATCCCCCTATATGTTCTTTTTCAAATCCAAAGAGCTCTGCCTAAGCGGTTCATCGCCAGAAATCCATGTGCGCTTGAGGGATAGAAAGGCAACCATCAGGCCAATTGCAGGAACAAAACCCAAAACAGAAGACTTAAAGCGAATAAAGGAGGAGCTTTTAGGCGATGAGAAGGAGATGGCAGAGCATCTAATGCTTGTGGATTTGGCACGAAACGATCTGGCCAGAATCTCAAAGCCGCCCGCTGTAACGGTAACATCATTTGCCAGACCGGAGGTCTATTCCCATGTCGTTCATTTGACCTCCAATGTCGAGGCGGACTTAGATGAATCCATTACACCATACGATGTTATAGCAAACACCTTCCCTGCAGGCACACTGAGCGGAGCACCAAAGGTAAGGGCTATTGAGATAATCGATGAGTTTGAAAGGCACCCAAGGGGTGCATACGGCGGATGTGTCGGCTATGTGGGCTTTGATGGCAACTTAGACATGGCCATAACCATAAGAACGGCCATTTTCAATGGCGATGTTTGCAGGCTGCAGGCGGGTGCGGGCATAGTCTATGACAGCAACCCAGAAAGCGAATACTTCGAAACAATAAACAAGCTCAAAGCACTTCTAAAGGCGGGAGGTTTAGATGATAGCTTTGATAGATAA
- a CDS encoding N-acetylneuraminate synthase family protein, producing the protein MPNKIDRSLTIIAGIWVKDDFSCMLDLVKRIKKCNAHIIAIRFPKYYECILDSRKDVFGRLKEIKKVLEETGLSLMVEVSDTRDVFIVSKYADILLIDTESSQNLPLLREVSKANKPVLLKRGLSMTLSELLKSAKYIEKGGNSNIILCEGGIRTFSSVNSIATLDISAIPVLKEMVNLLIFVDPIYGSDGKESVLSLSKAAVAAGADGLILDVKCGENKLYNDYLNKLNIKEFCYIVEEVKKIAKVLGKKIENSLEVKANEDQIYRTRHKWR; encoded by the coding sequence ATGCCAAATAAAATAGATAGATCTCTGACTATAATTGCAGGAATTTGGGTAAAAGACGATTTTAGTTGCATGTTGGATTTGGTAAAAAGAATAAAAAAATGTAATGCCCATATAATTGCGATAAGATTTCCTAAATATTATGAGTGTATTTTGGATTCTCGGAAGGATGTATTTGGAAGATTAAAGGAAATTAAGAAAGTTTTAGAGGAAACAGGGCTTTCTTTGATGGTAGAGGTATCGGATACTAGAGATGTATTTATAGTTTCTAAATATGCTGATATTCTGTTGATAGATACAGAGAGTTCTCAAAACTTACCTCTTTTAAGAGAGGTGAGTAAGGCAAATAAACCTGTGCTTTTAAAGAGGGGATTATCTATGACATTGAGCGAACTTCTAAAGAGCGCAAAATACATAGAAAAAGGAGGAAATTCAAATATAATACTTTGTGAGGGAGGGATAAGGACATTTTCTTCTGTAAATTCGATTGCTACTTTGGATATTTCAGCTATTCCTGTTTTAAAAGAAATGGTTAACTTACTAATCTTTGTGGATCCAATTTATGGATCTGATGGAAAAGAGAGTGTTTTATCCTTGTCAAAAGCAGCTGTGGCAGCTGGGGCTGATGGTTTAATATTGGATGTTAAATGTGGAGAAAATAAACTTTACAATGATTATTTGAATAAATTAAATATAAAAGAGTTTTGTTATATTGTAGAGGAAGTTAAAAAAATTGCAAAGGTTTTAGGTAAGAAAATTGAAAATAGTTTAGAGGTAAAAGCAAATGAAGATCAGATTTATAGAACTCGACATAAATGGAGATGA